A single Pseudochaenichthys georgianus chromosome 10, fPseGeo1.2, whole genome shotgun sequence DNA region contains:
- the LOC117454026 gene encoding LOW QUALITY PROTEIN: protein FAM200A-like (The sequence of the model RefSeq protein was modified relative to this genomic sequence to represent the inferred CDS: inserted 2 bases in 1 codon) translates to MHGDKQARELEAVPLSAGTISRRITDMAQDIKCQLIDRVKKGKYDMLFCTPLELKSTGEDIFTKLDNKIKEEGLSWDECIGVCTDGAGAMLGKKRGLKSRVLQVAPHVIFTHCIIHREALASKTLDPELKSVLETAIKMVNYIKSRPLNTRLFANLCNKLGSXSQGLLFHTEVRWLSRGNVLSRLYELREEVRLLLTEHGSQLADHLTDPDWLTRLAYLSCIFDRLNGLNLSLQGENTSIMSLNENLRIQEESGSLDCAS, encoded by the exons ATGCATGGGGATAAACAGGCACGGGAGCTGGAAGCAGTGCCGCTGTCTGCCGGGACCATATCACGGCGCATCACGGACATGGCCCAGGATATCAAGTGTCAGCTGATTGACAGAGTGAAGAAAGGGAAATAT GACATGCTGTTTTGCACCCCGCTGGAGCTAAAGTCCACAGGCGAGGACATTTTCACAAAActtgacaacaaaataaaagaagAGGGACTGTCTTGGGATGAGTGCATCGGTGTGTGTACAGATGGTGCTGGAGCAATGCTGGGGAAAAAGAGAGGACTAAAATCAAGAGTCTTACAAGTGGCGCCCCACGTTATCTTTACGCACTGTATTATCCACAGAGAAGCTCTAGCGAGTAAAACGCTTGACCCAGAGCTTAAAAGTGTTCTTGAGACGGCGATAAAAATGGTCAACTACATCAAATCCCGTCCACTCAATACCAGGCTGTTCGCCAATCTCTGCAACAAGCTGGGATC GAGCCAGGGCCTGCTGTTCCACACAGAAGTCAGGTGGCTTTCAAGGGGAAATGTTCTCAGCCGCCTGTATGAACTGCGGGAGGAGGTGCGCTTATTACTCACGGAGCATGGGTCCCAGCTCGCTGACCACCTGACAGACCCTGACTGGTTAACAAGGCTGGCATATTTGTCTTGCATATTTGACAGACTGAACGGACTTAACCTGTCATTGCAAGGTGAAAACACAAGCATCATGTCCTTGAATGAAAATCTGCGCATTCAAGAGGAAAGTGGATCGCTGGACTGCGCGAGTTGA